A DNA window from Castanea sativa cultivar Marrone di Chiusa Pesio chromosome 7, ASM4071231v1 contains the following coding sequences:
- the LOC142644124 gene encoding putative mitochondrial protein AtMg00310 has protein sequence MNTFHALKERLNTKLSGWKEKLLSQAGREILIKAVAQAIPTYTMSVFKLPDTLCDDMTCMVRSFWWGQSNGKNKLAWLSWEKMCSPKEKGGLGFRDLKAFNLALLAKQGWRLQNNHGSLVHRVFQARYFPCTDFLHAELGSKPSYAWRSIMDAQAVVKAGCRWQIGDDHIHTTFPSIELESIQSHAPCDRRMEYPLLQQIFLPDDVNTVLGIPLGSFKPRDRLIWAYTPRGVFTVSSAYKLALSMTQSLVTADLSDGDT, from the exons ATGAACACTTTCCATGCTTTAAAGGAGAGACTTAATACAAAACTCTCAGGATGGAAGGAAAAACTGCTCTCACAAGCAGGGAGGGAAATTCTTATCAAGGCAGTGGCTCAAGCAATCCCCACCTATACTATGAGTGTTTTCAAGCTTCCTGACACTCTTTGTGATGATATGACTTGCATGGTCCGCAGTTTTTGGTGGGGTCAATCCAATGGGAAGAACAAATTGGCATGGTTGAGTTGGGAAAAAATGTGCTCTCCAAAGGAAAAAGGTGGTTTAGGCTTTCGTGACCTCAAAGCCTTCAACTTGGCTCTTTTAGCAAAACAAGGGTGGCGCTTACAAAATAATCATGGCTCTCTTGTTCACCGTGTCTTCCAAGCTCGCTACTTCCCATGCACAGACTTCCTTCATGCTGAACTAGGTTCCAAACCTTCTTACGCATGGCGCAGTATCATGGATGCCCAAGCCGTAGTGAAAGCTGGATGTAGATGGCAGATCGGAGATG ATCATATCCACACCACGTTTCCTTCCATTGAACTCGAAAGTATCCAGTCTCATGCACCTTGTGACAGGAGAATGGAATACCCCTTACTGCAGCAAATTTTCCTCCCTGATGATGTCAACACCGTCCTGGGTATCCCATTAGGAAGTTTTAAACCAAGAGATCGTCTAATATGGGCTTACACACCACGAGGAGTCTTCACAGTGAGCAGCGCCTACAAGCTGGCGCTCTCTATGACTCAAAGCTTGGTCACGGCGGATTTATCTGATGGAGACACCTAG